One part of the Cupriavidus oxalaticus genome encodes these proteins:
- a CDS encoding alanyl-tRNA editing protein → MTQRTYFNSDELTMRTQVIDCSPDDAGKFRVTLAETLFHPHGGGQLSDKGSIAGVNVERVILEGDKVIHIADQEVAVGEALIEVSPETRMLHARLHSAGHLISGVVEQMGWYASKGHHWPGEGRVVFEPRGNPQPLTADGVEQTVNRLIANDVPRHLAELDGMRSVCFGDLPMRNCGGTHVRSAGQVGPIKILKLKEKKGQLSIQYDLVS, encoded by the coding sequence ATGACACAACGCACCTACTTCAACAGCGACGAACTGACGATGCGCACCCAGGTGATCGATTGCTCGCCCGATGATGCCGGAAAGTTCCGGGTGACGCTGGCCGAGACCCTGTTCCACCCGCACGGCGGAGGTCAGCTCTCAGACAAGGGGAGTATTGCCGGCGTGAACGTCGAGCGCGTGATTCTGGAAGGTGACAAGGTCATTCACATCGCCGACCAGGAAGTCGCTGTCGGCGAAGCGCTGATTGAAGTATCGCCAGAAACCCGCATGCTGCACGCTCGACTCCACTCTGCCGGTCACTTGATTTCCGGCGTAGTGGAGCAGATGGGCTGGTACGCAAGCAAAGGTCACCACTGGCCTGGTGAAGGACGGGTGGTTTTCGAGCCACGCGGCAACCCACAGCCGCTGACCGCCGATGGCGTTGAGCAGACAGTAAATCGGCTCATTGCAAATGATGTACCTCGCCATCTGGCCGAGCTGGATGGCATGAGGTCTGTGTGCTTTGGCGACCTGCCGATGCGTAACTGCGGCGGGACTCACGTCAGGTCCGCTGGACAAGTTGGCCCTATCAAGATCCTGAAGCTCAAAGAGAAAAAGGGGCAGCTCTCGATCCAATATGACCTCGTATCCTGA
- a CDS encoding AraC family transcriptional regulator, translating into MKDRVEYKRSNEIPGLVLSEARFSDFRFERHYHLDYHVALVTEGVQRQGFHGETLLLTPGSIQLMPLGEVHDGISAGDESYTLKTFRLSPQLLNGLGEEISGQDRFPALGGAVIQDSSLAGHLCRLHDALRAAPPGSEPMKVQSEWLTLLDRLFVQTRMVKPQFVKGTLTQVQWQRVRDYCDAHLAEKITLEELAAICNLERFHFLKLFKQTVGMTPHAWLVRLRLERACSLLSHTDRCLTQVAQEVGFYDQSHFNRAFRQAFGVSPSRY; encoded by the coding sequence ATGAAGGATCGCGTCGAGTACAAACGCAGCAACGAGATTCCGGGTCTCGTGCTTAGTGAGGCGCGCTTTTCCGATTTCCGCTTCGAACGTCACTACCATCTGGACTACCATGTCGCGCTGGTGACCGAGGGTGTCCAGCGCCAGGGATTCCACGGCGAAACGCTGCTACTTACGCCGGGCAGCATCCAGTTGATGCCACTCGGCGAGGTGCATGACGGCATTAGTGCCGGGGACGAGTCTTACACACTCAAGACGTTTCGCCTCTCCCCCCAGTTGCTGAACGGACTCGGAGAGGAAATCTCGGGGCAGGATCGTTTCCCTGCGCTGGGTGGGGCGGTCATTCAGGATTCTTCGCTGGCCGGTCATCTGTGCCGATTGCACGATGCACTGCGGGCGGCTCCGCCAGGGTCCGAGCCGATGAAAGTTCAGTCCGAATGGCTGACCTTACTTGACCGCCTGTTCGTCCAGACGCGGATGGTCAAGCCGCAGTTTGTCAAAGGGACACTCACACAGGTGCAATGGCAGCGAGTGAGGGACTATTGCGATGCCCATCTGGCCGAAAAAATCACCCTCGAAGAGCTTGCGGCCATTTGCAACCTTGAGCGCTTCCATTTTCTCAAGCTTTTCAAGCAGACAGTCGGCATGACTCCCCACGCCTGGCTCGTACGGCTCAGGCTGGAGCGCGCGTGCTCCTTGCTGAGTCACACCGACCGGTGTCTGACCCAGGTGGCGCAGGAAGTTGGCTTCTACGACCAGAGCCACTTCAATCGGGCGTTCCGGCAAGCCTTTGGTGTATCTCCCTCGAGGTACTGA